The Punica granatum isolate Tunisia-2019 chromosome 4, ASM765513v2, whole genome shotgun sequence genome has a window encoding:
- the LOC116205717 gene encoding uncharacterized protein LOC116205717 has product MYRSSSWSRVPDDDYMHAPPPMASTILRMASYQSGEQNPPYDPIPEPARKEKSRTKFAENAVHVIPFVLLLCAAILWFFSNPDIDVGGKGDSIAARIEGMTIEGDVDSTDIDGTQAGLLPFLELGDGDSPKRTAERHQKVSRKSQN; this is encoded by the exons ATGTACCGATCGTCAAGCTGGAGCAGAGTCCCAGACGATGACTACATGCATGCGCCCCCGCCCATGGCCTCGACTATCCTGAGAATGGCATCCTACCAGAGCGGAGAGCAGAATCCTCCCTACGACCCCATCCCCGAGCCCGCGAGGAAGGAGAAATCTCGCACAAAGTTTGCTGAAAACGCCGTCCACGTCATCCCATTTGTCCTGCTCCTCTGTGCTGCCATCCTTTGGTTCTTCTCCAACCCAG ATATTGATGTGGGAGGGAAGGGAGATTCAATTGCAGCTAGGATTGAAGGGATGACGATAGAAGGAGATGTTGACAGTACCGACATCGACGGCACTCAAGCTGGCCTCTTACCATTCCTCGAGTTGGGCGATGGGGACTCACCCAAACGAACAGCAGAGCGTCATCAAAAGGTTTCCAGGAAATCACAGAATTGA